In Euleptes europaea isolate rEulEur1 chromosome 10, rEulEur1.hap1, whole genome shotgun sequence, the genomic window TAACTTCTGTGGTTTTTTTCCTCTCTTAAACTTTTTCTGCTGTGTAGGATTGTCAATGTTGGGTACAGCGATAGGTCTGTATGCCATCCCGTGGTGTAAGAAAGCACTTTTGTTGACAGCAATGATGTGGGTCATTGGCTCTGCAATGGGAGTCCTAGATACAggtaaaaaaaacaccccagctATCATTGTACTACTAATGCATCTGTGTATGTGTTATTCAGAGTCTTGGCTCTTCAACTTTTAGGcatgttctttttttctctctctgtctcatgtAACGTGTACTTTGGGTCTGAGCAGATTTGTGTTCACAAAGGAATACTTTTCCAGACTACCTACATTATTGCTAGCAGGAAAGAGTATGTGTGGAAGCTGCCAGTGCCACCTCCTCCCCCAGTCGGATCAGGGCCGTTCTATGAAATAAGAGTACAAAACCCAGCAAAGTTAAACTCTTTTGTGTCCATCATTCTCCATGCGAGGGTTAGAATGCTCTAATGTGACTGATTGTAACAAGATGATCATCAATCTATTTCCAGTTCCCAAAAGTCTGAATCACGATAAAATCCATAGTCAGACCTCAAAGAAATTGATTCAGTGTTAACTGGTACAGCAGGCAGATTGACTCCAGAAGAGACCCCCCAGTGATATTGAGATCCTTTCGTGGAACGTGGCAGGATGGACTCGCTGCCTGTCTCAATATCCGGACAGTCCTTTCTTCAGACGCAGTTATGATATCATTGCTGTGCAGGAAACATGGTCAGATGCAGATCTGGTCCTGGATGGGTTTAATGTCTTTAAAATTAACGCAGAACCGGGAAAGGGCCCGGGAAGGCTAAAAGGGGGCCTCGCTATTCTCATTTCAACCGCCCTGAGAGTGAAATGTATAATGAAACCCTCCCTAAAACAGTTAGCTATGGCAATTACTGTAACTTGGGAGAAGGGAAGCCTGGtcttaataaatgtttatttacCGCCTGTAAGTACAAAAGGTAGAGATTGAGGAAAACTGGCGGCTTTTGGAACATTATGTAAGAGAATTAATTTTCGACCATCCACAGGCCACATTCATGTTTGTAGGTGATTTAAATGCACGCTTAGGTACTAATGATACCTGTTTAGCTACCAAATATAAGATGACCTTCAGTGCTCCTGATGAGGGTCATGAATATCCACACCACCACAGGGTTTCTAAAGATCCGTATGTAAATTTTGCTGGGGCTTGCTTATTCAAATTCGCCTATAGATTGGAGTTATATATTTTGAACGGCTCAGCTGGGGAGGACATTCCAGGTGAATATACCTTTATGGCAGGGACTAGGGCTAGCACGATTATGTGCTAGTCTGTAAAGCCCTGGTTCCCCAGGTAGGAAAATTTAAAGTCCTGCCCTATCTAGAGGGTGATCATTTCCCCATATTCTTACAGATCTGTCTAGGTGCAGAGGACCTGCATCTTGTGACTCGATTCCCCATACAAATCTCTCCCACGGCTCATTTTGGTTGCCGAGCCAGATGGTCCTCAAAACTTGCACAGAGGCTGAAGGACTGCCTAATTAGGGATGACCCCCCTCTGTGTGACCATCCAGGGGTGGGACAATCAGAAGCTTTGGATCCCATAGCAGATTATGAAATACTGGTGGACAAACTAAGGCCTATACTCTTCCATCCCTTTACAGATAGGATAGTAAGACCCGGAAATTTTAATAACCCTTGATTCAATTCAAGGTGCATAGTAGCAAAAAATGAGTTGAAGAAAGTCTACCAGCGCTGTCGAAATACACAAGAAAACTCAAAGACGGAAGCTTACTCTTCACTGTTAATCCTAAAAAGAGAATATAAAGCCCTGATTCAGTGCAGAAAAAAGGAATACTCTAGAGAGTTATGACAAGAGCTTATCAAGGCAGCTAAAGATAAAAAATCGTCACTGTTTTGGAAGCTGGTTTCCGGTCGGCTTGCTAAACCAGGGTCACTAACAGCATCTTGTATCCCTCCAGATAGATGGGTCTGCTTTTTTAGCAAAATGTATAAGGATGaagtgccttcccttcctccctttgaaATTGAGAACCTTTCAAAATGGCCTTCTGTAACCCCAAGGGAAGCTGAATCCCTCATTAGCCAGCTGAGGAATGCCAAAGCCCCAGGGCCAGATGGAATTCCCCCTGAGTTCTTAAAAGCGAACAAGGAGTGGTGGGCCTCTTTTTTGGCCCCTCTTTTTACATACATTAATGAGACTGGCCTTATTTCCAAATTGTGGGGTACAGCTATAATAGTTCCTTTTTATAAAAAAGGCCAAAAAAAGAACCCAGCAAATTATAGGCCAATCAGTCTGTTGAATATAACAGCTAAGCTGTATGCAAAATATCTATTAGACAAACTGATTCTTTGGATGGAACACGAAAAGATCCTAGCCGATGAGCAAGCAGGCTTCAGAACAGGTAGATCCACTTTAGATCATTGTGTTACATTACTACATCTAATTGAGAAATATGCTTCTTCAGGCCCAGTATCTCTGTTTGCTGCCTTTGTTGACTTGAGGGCTGCTTTTGATTCAGTGTCAAGGTCCAGGTTATGGAGCAAACTGATGGCATCAAATATAGATAGAAGACTACTGTTTCTTATATGGATCCTACACGACCAAACATTTGTAAGGGTTAGATGTAGCAGGAATGgactgtagcagtctctgacatgatcatggtattttgtgaacatgtgcagaattaattccatatagagcttaaacacatcatgcaaactgagccactatagaggattgtgtaatgtataatgaatgtctgtgtcatgctgacaggctagctctgtgtcatgctgacaggctagctcaaggttagctctatcaaagctaactactaaagttactctggctttgtccttgaaggggcagagctgagcaccttcccttgaaggggcagcgtaaagcactttgtccataaagtgtgcaaaagtcacctttctgactcagctgccagatgtcagaatctcaaagaataccaaaggcagaatacttggccttttcaaggtctcaatagctgaaactgtgctattgaggcatttaagttctcttaaagataagagtaacaggcttacttgctcttctgtaatctgcccaaggctgtcagttactaaatgATGTTACAaaatgacaaatgtaaacaataattgtgtttcatgagctatatagttaaacgttgtgctacagatttcttagtagtctcatttaatgcgtattgtcctaacgaagagaatggtatagaaattaaatatgtaacgtgatcatgtacctcagaaatgagggtttatactttaagcacagaggagtgaaagggaaggatgtccatatttggacaataagatatcagaggacaggagcagatgccactaagctcctggtatctgataagagagaataaaggtacccttttgaaggataaggaagaggggattaaggaacactcttaatgggtctagaaacagcataaatacagctgcagaacagctagcactttTAGAGTGTTatagctggcagactgcagctgtctgaagtaacacttctccatctcaaaaggcttgagatgtaaaacattgaaactctgtccttgcgtggacagcagttctctaagatatcttgaagtatcaagatctggatatttcaacatatcttacttacagtcttcttgtgagactgctctattcctagaagaggatagagacccttagaattcctattctttgaataggaatcttaagtgcagtgatctttccatgtattggaacactgagagtccatcagatttatggattcttacaaactaagcctatttggcttaccaatgctaagaagcatcctgaatacagggctaatagctagacctctgagattgtgtcagaacgtcctctacttaacagagggacttctgaacctcctcagagcaagagaccagagaagggaaaggagactctctgtactctgtgagatatgcacaatgcgcatacacagattggcacagtcaaagagactgtaaacagctttaagctaacacatagtatttatacattcaacattgctgtctaaaactagaaagagcatgcatagcatgtacatagaaaaTGCCTGATcttgatgatcagttaagaatattaatagaagtctttaaaggattcaagacttagcaaatacagatactctgggataacttcatatgttctcatagagcttagactcttaaaggactccagatgacacagcaaggtatagtgtgtcttctgtacagaaatgttatgatgttttgaatggtttaagttaggatgcttctaaccaaatctttctccaaagaattaaccatattttgacaggatttctgtaaccttatattctgaatgaaggtgcattgcactaaggatactttatgagtatattctgactaaaatactcctttatggaggcatagagaatgtgaataattacttgctacataaacatgtttaagactaatgatgtctatccttatatgatattttaaggctttgcaaccaaaaagcatatattatataatgtaaataaatgtgtttttatatacttctactcttgtccattattataaatttattggcgtgttcaagaaatgtcctaggagcaataacaagtttctaggaaccgttgattccggtctagtggtgtctcgctgaataagataacatatcccttctcaggaaggggtcctttctaagagtgtaggcacttaacggcccgaaccgcgacaggaCATCTTACTGACCCAGTTAGAACTTTTAGAGGGGTCCGACAGGGATGCCCGCTGGCGCCCTCGCTGTTTGCCTTCTGTATAAATGATCTGATAAATCACCTGGGAAATTCTGAATTCCATCCCCCCAAGCTCGCAGAAAGGCATATTGGAGGGCTgttatatgctgatgacacagtTATACTCTCTAGAACCCCCATAGGGCTAAGAAGAGCCCTCAAGAGGCTAGCAAAATATTGTGATGAGGAATATCTCACAATTAATTATCAGAAAACCAAAATTATCGCTTTtgggaaaaatcagaaaactaGGTTATGGGCACTCAAGGGGCATCAGATAGAGCAAGTGACCAATTTTAAGTACCTGGGGGTTGTGGTTCAAGCAACGGGATCTAAGACTAACCATTGTAAACATGTGGCAGATCAGGGAGAAAGATCTGCAAATAGTATAGTTAGATTTCTACGATCACATGGTCACTCTATTCCCGCAGCCTTGAAACTGTATAAAGCGAAAACTATGGCTCAGTTCCTATATGGCTCTTTTTTGTGCCCACCCTCCTCCTGTTAAGCCCCATTGGAGAGAGTCCAATCCAAATTTCTGAGAGCGATCTTACAGGTTCCAAAATGTGTCTCAAAtgcctggatcagattagaaccTGGAATGATGAGGATGGAGGCCAGGGTCAGTATTATGTCCACTTATTTATGGCTAAAAGGAAATCTGAATTCTAAGGGCCTTTCCCCCCTGATATTTAGAGATAATTTccagtcaaaatggctacaggCTGTTTTGAATTATGTTAGGAACTGAGGTTTATCCCCTCAAGCCCTCCTAAGGAGTGGGCTTGATCAAGCAAAACAGCTGACCAGGCAGAGGATCGAAGACACTGAGCGTCAAGCTGATATATCTAGAACACCAGATTTCATATGCCCAcagagtgccaaatatgtggtcaCCCCAGTGGCCTATTTGGCCACATTGGACTCTAATAACATCAGGAGAGCATTCACCCTTGCCAGGTGTGCCGCACTCCCCTTTGCGGTTCTTGaaggcaaatttaagaagatcccttttatagaaagaaagtgcccatgcCTGCTCCATGAGGTGGAAACGATCGATCATATGCTCCCACGGTGTATCTTCTACAGGGAGGctagaattaaaatgattaaacCTTTGCTAGAAAAAAACTCTGGAGAAACGGACGAAACTAAAGTGGATCACTtgttagcaggcaataatccccagGTCTCGATCAAGGTCGCTAGATACTGTATGTTGATATGTAGGGTTCGGAAATTACAGCTGTaactttttaattctaatttatttatttcaataatggtcatactcctttttgataatgttcttaaggtttgttttaaaatttgtcTTGACCTTCTTAGTAAGGCCGACgatattcattcttgtatttttataatgctggtcaaatgaccgtaataaatcgaaTTGAACTGGTACAGGTGCTGCTGAGTAACCCTTTCTCCTGCTCCAAATATAATCACATTGTGAAGTGGAATGCATTTAAGTACCtcattgattttagtgggagaATTAAATCTAGTCAACTAGTTCAAATCTAAGGTATTGAAAATTTATTAAATTTAATAAACTCAGTGGTTTATTAAACGTACCTGTATTGTGATTGCTACAGTCAGAGAATATTTGTAGATGAAACATTTGAGTTTGATGTGGGAATAAGAAAAGGATTAAGAGAAGAGGGAAAGGATAGTCCAGGGAGTTAGAGAATgagttttgattttatttttgaaagagGAAAGTCCTGTGGAGATGGTGTGAAATGGTGTGGTTAGGGGGGTGATGTAGTATTTCTTAGCTGGGAAGACAGCAGATGAGAAATAGGAAATTAAAACATATCATTATGTCTTTTGATCTTCCCCCTGAACTGTTGTGCTGCATGagagagtcactggagaagtgATCTGGGTCTGGGGACAGAAGGGGAAATGGTTGGTAGAACACTGCAAACGTTTCACTGTGAACCTGGTCTAAAGGCCGAAGGAGCAGGTAAGGGGCTGGAGAGATCACTGGCTGAATGTTGAAGTTGCTAAAGAAAGAGTTTGGAATTTTGCTGGAAAGTAAACCAGCCCATTGCCAAGGCTTGAAACGGAAGTTGAATggagggggcagggagaaaaTATGCGGGGTGGGAAAGGGGAGTAACATTATCCAGGAAATGAAGTTCAGAGGGTGAGAAACGGGATAGGGATGGCTGTTGGCAGGGGCCAGAACTGGCAGGGTTTGGCATGACAATGGCCAATGCTGCTGTGCTGGCCTTTGGAGCTAGATgtgtgggaaagggcaggatgtGACCCAGAGTTTGGTGAGGATGAGAAACTGAAAGGAGGAGGATAATCTGCTTTCTGGGTGAAGGATTAGCAGTTCTGGTGTTATCGTGTATGATTGAGAAGTATTTTGCTCATACCCATGTGAATTAGGCCTGTTGCCCAGTTGGGTTCAGATTTACTCTGGGACAGTAAAGTGTGAGAAAGAAGCCTCCTTTCAGTCACCTCTCACTTCTGTTCTGAAGGAGCTGCAGGTTTAAGTTTTGGCactcaagggtgtgtgtgtgtgaaacacaCAATTCTTTAAAGGATCCCTCCTTAGGGATGTTACTTTTGTTAGAAGGAAAATCGCAGGAGAGGGGAATTATTCCAAGCATATTTTTAACAATAATTCAAAAGCTTTTAGTGCCTGAAAGTATACTTTTTTCTGCAGTTTTGTTGGGCCAGGTGATATTTCCTCTTTGCTTAGCAGGCTGTTAAGGAATATCTTTATTGGCTTGCTGTAAAACCTTTGTGGCTATGATGTAACCTGGATGGATATTTCCACTCCAGCCTATTCTTCTGCCAACTCACTTCATTTAATTCTGCAAATCACCCTCAACTATGTTTTCCGGCCTCAGTATGAGTGGAGGTACTGATCATCATGAACTGAATATGGAGGGTGACAAAGAGGCCAACAAAATGGAGGCTTAATGGACCTGTTAATACTGAAAAGAGGGACAATGAGAAGAGGAAATATTGGACGATAGATGCTGTGATGTTAAAGGAACCTACCAGGAGACTGGTGATATGAGTATAGGTTAGAAGCCCCTGAGAGCAAGCCGTGCCTTGAGTGAGAGAGAGGGGAACGTGATGATAGCAGAGCTCTGTGCATTGTAAAGTAGGTTGTAGGCTGGCTGAGAGTTGTCTGGGGGTTTAAGTTGTCAGGAGAAACTggtaagccccatggaactgtgGCTGGACGTGACCTTCTACCTAACAATGAATCAACAGCTTTTCTACGGCAAATGCAATGCTTTCCTTTGAATTTGAGTTCTTCCCCCTGTAGCGCTTGGGACCAAGGAATGAGGGCACAGTCTGTCAACCAAGCACTTGACCTTTGGGAGGCATAGTAACTCTGGAAGGAGAGGTCTCTTATTCAAGCACAATTGTATGTTACTGCCTTTGATTCTTACGATCAGATCTTTTTTAATAAGAAAACGTCTACAGAACTTTATCACAATTAACTTTGCAGCTACTGTGCTGAATATTGTGGAAATAATGTTTGTCGTTTAAATCCAGTATGCTTTCCTAACTTGGCTTTATTCTGCATCATATGTATGGATAGATGAAATTGACTTAAGGACCAGGCTGCATGGTCTGCTTCCTTTGGTTGAGTTACCCGAGTTCCAACTGTTGAGCATTCTGAAGGCTCCCCTCACTGACAGGCAGAGGCTGTTGGAAGGGATCTTGACAAGAGGCCTGGGGAAGGTGAAGCTACTGGCCCATCCACAGTTTCTTTGTATCTCTGTCTCCTTAGTGACTGGTATTCCCTGGGCGCTTGGAGGGAAAGAATAGGGAAAATCAGCTGctaaggagaaagagagagtgtttgGCTAGTGGCAGCTCCTTCTCTATGCTTAACTGGTGTCCTCTTCAGCTTTGTGCCCCTAAGTATGCCGGAGTCTTCAGACTTTTCAGCAGGCAGACTGCTCTGGCATAGTGACATGTAGCTGGGGTCTAAGAATCCATTATATGCTTGTGAATTTGACCCTTTCTTTCCTTTGCAGGTGGCAATGTTCTTGCCTTGGCTACATGGAAGGAAGAAGTTGGTCCTCATATGCAAGCCTTACACTTCAGTTTTGCCCTGGGCGCCTTTGTAGCGCCCATCCTGGCCAAGATGGCTCTGAGCAGCTCTACTACTGATTCCGAGGTCCATCTAAACAGCAGTGCTGACAATGAGACTTCTTCGAATCCAAATTCTGCTGATCTTTTGGGGCTGAAGCTGCATTTAAACATGAACTTTATGTGGTCTTATGTTGTTATAGGCTCTTATCTCTTGCTTGTTGCATTGACTTTCTTTATCTTATACTTGAAGAAAAGTCTTGTTCGAGAGAGAACAAAGCTTTCTGTGCAGAAATACCAGACTGTCAAATATCATTATGCCCTCATAATTCTgctttccatattttttttcttctatgTTGGAGCGGAAGTAACTTATGGTTCCTATATTTTTACATATGCAAAAACCTTCCTCGGTATGAAAGAGAGTGAAGCAGCTGGTTTGAACTCTCTCTTTTGGGGAAGTTTTGCAGCTTGCAGGGGACTGGCCATCTGTTGTGCCACATGCTCCTACCCTGGAACTATTATTTTGCTGAGTATCATAGGCACTACTGTATCCTCTTTGTTCCTAGCACTGTTCAATACACACCCGTTCTCCCTGTGGGTTGGCTCTGCAGTGTATGGCGCTTCAATGGCTACTATCTTCCCCAGCGGCATTTCCTGGCTTGAACAATATACCACCATCGAAGGGAAATCTGCATCCATGTTTGTTGTTGGTGCAGctttgggggaaatgtgcattccGGCAGTGGTTGGATCCCTTCAAGGAcacttttcctctttccctatTCTTATGTATACTTCTGTGGGAGCAGCGGTCATGACAGCCATCCTGTTTCCTGTGATGTATAAATTAGCCACATCACACTTTGATGCTAAGCCAAATGATCCTGGAGACAGCGAAGTCCAGGAAGCCTTGTTGTCCAGCTCTCCTCTTGATGAAGATGAAGACGGCAGAGAATGGAATGACGTAGACTTTGAAGTAATTGAGATGAATGACACTCTGAGGAACTCTGTCGTAGAAACGTCTAAAAAGATCCAAGGGGAATCTTCAGCTGCCAACTCTGGCCATCCTTCTTTAGGAGACACAACATTTAATTCTTCTCCGGTGCTTGCTGTCAGCACCCCAACACTAAAAAATTCAAGTACAGACCAGGATAAAAATGATTAAGGCTGTCTTACACAAAATAAGAGTTTTAGTAGGAGCTTTATTCTAAAAATGCTTCAAGTTGGGATAAACTTGCCATATCCCATTTAAGGTTCTTGGTTGTGTGTGAAAGCAGCTACCAAAGGGTAATCATGCAGTGGAGGGCGTGATATGGCAAAATGCAGGGTTTCGCAATGTTTCCCGAGTGTCACGGTGAAATGAGGAAGCAGGGGTCTTTGAAAAGATCAAAGTTTCCAATATGTGCAGTTTTATATGCTTACCTTATTGTAGGCTTTTTGATCTTTGGAAATGAGAGTAACCTTTACATAGTAAGCATCACACCATACTTTTAACCAGAGTTATGGCTATGATAAGGTTTGCATGGTGTTCCTAAGACGCGGAGTAtaatttttaaatcaaaatatatttcatttcatttattacggtcatttgaccagcagtaTAAAAATATAGTTGCTGAGATCAATTGAGCTTAAACAACAATCTGAGAAAAAGTTCCTTTATTTAAAGTTACTGCTGTTTGAAAAAACTGCATCTGCATCACCTTTTGAAACTACTTGATTCTCACCTATATAGGCCATTCTTGCAGTATAATTGCTGTATGAAATGTTCAGAATCAACAGCAGTATGGTATTGTTTCATGGGTAAGTCACaaaagtttctttttctttaaccAAGCCTTCATTGTTCATTTCAGTGGTACCTTATGTATATTATTCTTCCTTTAAGGGGGGGACactgttttgtttctttccccagcttttaagtccatattattttattattgaaaGCACAGTGTGACAGTGCTATGCTAGGCTGTACTTGAAGGGAAATGCTGTAATTTAAATCAATGCAGGGAAATGTGGCATCTTCTCCAGAAGATACTGCTTTCACTCTCAGTCATGCTCCAGTGAGGAAGCATACTTGATAGAAGATGCAGAACATGAAGGGATAGAAGATGCAGAACatgaaagagcaaccaaaatgattaagggactagagcaactcctatggggagcggttaggacacaacagttaaattatggaactccctgccccaggatgtggtgatggctgccagcttggagggctttaagaggggagtggacatgttcatggaggaaaggggtattcatggctgttagttggaatggatgctggtcatgctgcataccggttctctagtatcagaggagcatgcctattattttgggtgcggtggaacacaggcaggatggtgctgctgcagtcgtcttgtttgtggcttcctaggggcacctggttggccactgtgtgagcagactgctggacttgatgggccttggtctgatccagcagggccttttttatgttaaaAA contains:
- the MFSD4B gene encoding sodium-dependent glucose transporter 1 — protein: MAIAVLGPTFQDLATNVNRNVSQISYIFVGRAAGYFGGSLIGGILFDCMNAHLLLGLSMLGTAIGLYAIPWCKKALLLTAMMWVIGSAMGVLDTGGNVLALATWKEEVGPHMQALHFSFALGAFVAPILAKMALSSSTTDSEVHLNSSADNETSSNPNSADLLGLKLHLNMNFMWSYVVIGSYLLLVALTFFILYLKKSLVRERTKLSVQKYQTVKYHYALIILLSIFFFFYVGAEVTYGSYIFTYAKTFLGMKESEAAGLNSLFWGSFAACRGLAICCATCSYPGTIILLSIIGTTVSSLFLALFNTHPFSLWVGSAVYGASMATIFPSGISWLEQYTTIEGKSASMFVVGAALGEMCIPAVVGSLQGHFSSFPILMYTSVGAAVMTAILFPVMYKLATSHFDAKPNDPGDSEVQEALLSSSPLDEDEDGREWNDVDFEVIEMNDTLRNSVVETSKKIQGESSAANSGHPSLGDTTFNSSPVLAVSTPTLKNSSTDQDKND